In a single window of the Candidatus Zixiibacteriota bacterium genome:
- a CDS encoding oligosaccharide flippase family protein, protein MPKTEPQLSKNISASSVAYVIRIVVTFLFVPFITSVLGDARYGVWVIIFQTINYFTLLDLGLTSAITRYVSKYLSERDYPLINRVLNTSTLLYFVIGTVVATGIYLFATLFFGYFRVGDPAMIEEGRRALIVLGVFMAFNFYLLPFGNSLGAFQRFDLARGLAVGEEVLRTIMMVWLLRQGYGLVSLAMTLLLFTIIRHVVSFVILRRLHPEVCPGRGFIDKETAGMLFRYSRVTFAIVAGWLVIFNTDAFLLGLVGSSALAGVYNPGAQLLLYVRNAVNAIAQPLTPMVSHLESTSGVEAVKRLYLKSLRYVSFLSFMLSASVILYAHDFVALWLMPEFGAAADVMQVLAVGSAIFLPQIIGNAVLFGIGKHRYILYVVICEAVAKIILALCLIGPYGLLGMAVASALPQFILYLSLYPYFMSRVLGLSFMRLMSRVLGMGLLAAVVTVVVSTGMRIIWPPLSWLAFAFNVIVVLVCLMLTAWFVIEPGDKDRLRRRIFKKQ, encoded by the coding sequence TTGCCGAAAACTGAACCACAATTATCGAAAAATATCTCAGCATCGTCCGTGGCGTATGTCATTCGTATCGTTGTCACCTTTCTTTTCGTGCCGTTCATTACATCGGTGTTGGGGGACGCGCGCTACGGCGTGTGGGTCATAATCTTTCAGACGATCAACTACTTTACGCTGCTCGACCTGGGTTTGACCTCGGCCATTACTCGTTATGTATCGAAGTATCTAAGCGAAAGGGACTATCCGCTAATCAACCGGGTGCTGAACACATCCACCCTGCTCTACTTCGTGATCGGGACTGTCGTCGCGACCGGCATCTACCTATTTGCGACTTTGTTTTTTGGATACTTCCGAGTAGGCGATCCGGCCATGATCGAAGAGGGGCGTCGAGCGTTAATCGTTCTCGGTGTTTTCATGGCGTTCAATTTCTACTTGCTGCCTTTCGGCAACAGCCTGGGAGCTTTTCAACGGTTCGATCTGGCTCGCGGCCTGGCCGTGGGCGAGGAAGTGTTGCGCACCATCATGATGGTCTGGCTGTTGCGACAGGGGTACGGCCTGGTGTCGCTGGCGATGACGCTGCTTTTGTTTACCATCATACGTCATGTGGTCAGCTTTGTCATTTTGCGTCGCCTGCACCCGGAGGTCTGTCCCGGCCGGGGGTTCATCGATAAAGAGACGGCCGGGATGCTCTTTCGCTATTCGCGAGTGACCTTCGCCATTGTGGCTGGCTGGCTGGTCATCTTCAATACCGACGCTTTTCTGTTGGGCCTGGTAGGTTCATCGGCTCTGGCCGGAGTGTACAATCCCGGCGCGCAACTGTTATTGTATGTCCGTAATGCGGTCAACGCGATTGCCCAACCATTGACACCGATGGTGTCGCACCTTGAATCCACCTCAGGTGTTGAGGCTGTCAAAAGACTGTATCTGAAAAGTCTGCGCTATGTCTCGTTTCTGTCGTTCATGCTCAGCGCCTCGGTTATTCTCTATGCCCATGACTTTGTGGCGTTATGGTTAATGCCGGAGTTTGGAGCAGCAGCCGATGTCATGCAGGTGCTGGCGGTTGGATCGGCGATCTTTCTGCCGCAGATCATCGGTAACGCCGTGCTGTTCGGAATAGGCAAACATCGCTACATCCTCTACGTTGTGATCTGCGAGGCGGTGGCCAAGATCATCCTCGCTCTCTGTCTCATAGGTCCGTATGGGTTGCTCGGCATGGCTGTCGCTTCGGCTTTACCACAATTCATCCTGTACCTGAGTTTGTATCCATACTTCATGTCTCGCGTGCTCGGCCTCTCCTTCATGCGGTTGATGAGCCGTGTTCTGGGCATGGGACTCTTAGCCGCTGTTGTTACCGTTGTGGTAAGCACAGGCATGCGCATAATATGGCCACCTTTGAGTTGGTTGGCGTTTGCGTTCAATGTCATTGTGGTGCTGGTTTGCTTGATGTTGACGGCGTGGTTTGTAATAGAACCAGGGGACAAAGACAGGCTGAGGCGACGCATCTTCAAAAAACAGTAG
- the secF gene encoding protein translocase subunit SecF encodes MFRIVSDTKIDFIGVRKYAFVISLALVALGIFALSMVITGKANLGIDFAGGTMIIGTFENEVAIDDMRSAISADFPAAMITQLSDFEEPNAFIVKVKRPESEAEGRDRSARLKEIIGTNFEGNTFTIQSEHIIGPAVGETLRNDAQKAVLLSLFCIVVYIWVRFDFRSGIAATIATFHDVLAVLGITYLLNIEFDLLLITALLTLAGYSLTDTVVVYDRIRENLKKFRSKGEFAASVNASINEVLSRTVNTSLTTLLVVGTLFFLGGEVLRTFALALILGVIVGTYSSVFVASPIVVEWEARSPKRFKR; translated from the coding sequence ATGTTTAGAATTGTCAGCGATACCAAAATAGATTTCATCGGTGTCCGCAAGTATGCCTTCGTTATCTCGTTGGCCTTGGTGGCCCTGGGTATCTTTGCTTTGTCCATGGTGATCACGGGCAAAGCCAACCTGGGGATCGACTTTGCAGGCGGCACCATGATTATCGGCACCTTTGAAAACGAAGTCGCTATCGATGATATGCGATCAGCTATCTCAGCCGACTTCCCGGCCGCCATGATCACGCAACTGTCCGACTTCGAGGAACCGAATGCTTTCATCGTCAAGGTCAAACGACCGGAGTCCGAAGCCGAGGGGCGGGATCGCTCTGCTCGGTTGAAAGAGATCATCGGCACCAATTTTGAAGGGAATACATTTACCATCCAGTCGGAACACATCATAGGTCCGGCCGTCGGTGAAACCCTGCGTAACGATGCCCAGAAAGCGGTGCTTCTGTCCCTCTTCTGCATTGTTGTCTACATTTGGGTCCGGTTCGATTTTCGAAGCGGCATAGCGGCCACAATTGCCACTTTTCACGATGTGCTGGCCGTGCTGGGGATTACCTACCTGCTCAATATTGAATTCGACTTGTTGTTGATCACGGCCTTGTTGACCCTGGCCGGTTACTCTCTGACCGACACGGTGGTGGTCTATGACCGCATCCGTGAGAACCTAAAGAAGTTTCGCTCCAAAGGCGAATTCGCCGCGTCCGTGAACGCCTCGATCAACGAAGTGCTTTCACGAACGGTAAACACGTCATTGACCACGCTGTTGGTCGTGGGAACGCTCTTCTTCCTGGGTGGTGAAGTACTCCGCACTTTTGCGTTGGCTTTGATCCTGGGTGTTATTGTTGGTACTTACAGCTCGGTCTTCGTGGCCAGCCCGATCGTTGTCGAGTGGGAAGCCCGCAGTCCCAAAAGGTTCAAGCGCTAA
- the secD gene encoding protein translocase subunit SecD, translating into MSKHNWRIGLTIILVALACIAFWDTFKLWTMTDSDRVTMQEDDPGGLLKLQQEAIRLGLDLQGGIHVVLRVKLEELDQGAQEDAVDRAMQVIRNRVDGLGVAEPTIVKQGNDRIIIDLPGYTDANRAEELIGQTALLQFKLMETAENANLLLTRIDSVIAAYEREKSGEETSEEAVESDDLTAELTADTSTDDSTQTGSDDVIADLLGDDTTGADTSDLFAFDETGALDEGDYPLTSRLELAHYNSSTGTAWPKFAINKRDREKVERWLQLPAVANLLPIDVQWSWSTRSEVRNNREVHYLYLLKRKVQFLGKFLENIALGRDQMGGFVVNFSLSGDGASRFAQLTGANIDKPLAILLDDRVESAPFISSKIRRRGQITMGGTASIDNARNMEIVLKAGALPAPVEIIEKNVVGATLGADSISKGFNASLLGLALVLVFIAIYYRLSGFIADIGLCFNIFFLLAVMSALGATLTMPGIAGIILTIGMSVDSNILIFERIREELRTGKTVRASIDAGYDRAFVAIFDSHVTTLITAGALFLLGSGPIKGFAVTLFWGIVISLYTAFVVTKQVFDFRKGYRKLSI; encoded by the coding sequence ATGTCAAAACACAACTGGCGCATTGGCCTCACCATCATTCTGGTCGCCCTGGCCTGTATTGCCTTCTGGGACACTTTTAAGCTGTGGACCATGACCGATTCAGACCGGGTCACCATGCAGGAAGACGATCCCGGTGGCCTGCTAAAGTTACAGCAGGAGGCTATCCGGCTGGGTTTGGATCTCCAGGGCGGTATCCATGTGGTACTGCGAGTCAAGCTGGAAGAACTCGACCAAGGAGCGCAGGAAGACGCCGTTGACCGCGCCATGCAGGTCATCCGCAACCGCGTCGATGGTCTCGGTGTGGCCGAGCCGACAATAGTCAAACAGGGCAATGATCGAATCATCATTGATCTGCCCGGATACACCGATGCCAATCGGGCCGAGGAGTTGATAGGTCAAACGGCGCTGTTACAGTTCAAGCTGATGGAGACGGCTGAAAACGCCAATCTTCTACTGACCCGCATAGACTCCGTGATTGCCGCCTACGAGAGAGAAAAGAGCGGCGAAGAGACATCCGAAGAAGCGGTCGAAAGCGACGACCTGACCGCCGAACTGACTGCCGACACTTCGACCGATGATTCAACCCAGACCGGCAGCGATGATGTCATTGCAGACTTACTGGGCGATGACACCACCGGCGCGGACACCAGCGACCTGTTTGCTTTTGATGAAACCGGCGCTCTGGATGAAGGCGACTATCCGCTGACCTCACGTCTGGAGCTTGCTCATTACAATAGCAGCACCGGTACAGCCTGGCCCAAATTCGCCATCAACAAACGCGATCGCGAAAAAGTGGAACGATGGCTGCAACTGCCGGCGGTGGCCAATCTGCTGCCGATCGATGTACAGTGGTCCTGGTCGACCCGATCGGAAGTACGCAACAACCGTGAGGTCCACTATCTATACCTGTTGAAACGCAAAGTGCAGTTCCTGGGCAAGTTCCTTGAGAATATCGCACTTGGTCGTGATCAGATGGGTGGGTTCGTGGTTAACTTCAGCCTCTCCGGCGACGGTGCGTCTCGGTTTGCCCAGTTGACCGGCGCCAATATCGACAAGCCGCTGGCCATCCTGCTGGATGACCGGGTGGAGTCGGCGCCGTTCATCAGCAGCAAGATTCGCCGTCGTGGACAAATCACCATGGGTGGAACGGCGTCGATAGATAACGCTCGCAATATGGAGATCGTGCTTAAAGCCGGCGCTCTCCCGGCGCCCGTTGAGATAATCGAGAAAAACGTGGTTGGCGCCACCCTGGGGGCGGACTCGATCAGCAAGGGATTCAACGCCTCACTGCTCGGTCTTGCCCTGGTCCTCGTGTTTATCGCCATTTACTATCGTCTATCAGGATTCATTGCCGATATCGGTCTATGCTTCAACATATTCTTTCTGCTGGCCGTCATGTCGGCGCTGGGTGCTACCCTTACCATGCCTGGAATCGCCGGTATCATCCTGACCATCGGTATGTCGGTCGATTCCAACATTCTGATTTTCGAACGCATCCGGGAAGAGTTGCGCACCGGAAAGACCGTGCGGGCATCAATCGATGCCGGATATGATCGCGCCTTTGTTGCCATTTTCGACTCTCACGTCACAACCCTGATTACCGCCGGCGCGCTGTTCCTTTTGGGCTCTGGCCCCATCAAAGGTTTTGCGGTGACCCTATTCTGGGGAATTGTGATTTCACTCTACACGGCTTTTGTGGTGACCAAACAGGTCTTCGATTTCCGCAAAGGCTATCGCAAACTGAGTATCTAA